The proteins below are encoded in one region of Streptomyces roseifaciens:
- a CDS encoding riboflavin synthase has protein sequence MFTGIVEELGEVVSVENLGDSSLFRLRGPIVTQDAKHGDSIAVNGVCLTVVETADGEFTADVMAESLKRSSLGALVPGSRVNLERPMALGGRLGGHLVQGHVDGTGTVLERIPGEHWEIVKIGLPAGLARYVVDKGSITVDGISLTVVEAGDEHFTVSLIPTTLELTTLGIKQPGDPVNLEVDVLAKYVERLLGAPARGTGESVA, from the coding sequence GTGTTCACCGGAATCGTCGAAGAACTGGGCGAGGTCGTCTCCGTCGAGAACCTCGGCGACAGCTCCCTCTTCCGGCTCCGCGGCCCGATCGTCACCCAGGACGCCAAGCACGGCGACTCCATCGCCGTCAACGGCGTGTGCCTGACCGTCGTGGAGACCGCCGACGGCGAGTTCACCGCGGACGTGATGGCCGAGTCCCTCAAGCGCTCCAGCCTGGGCGCCCTCGTCCCCGGCTCGCGCGTCAACCTCGAACGGCCGATGGCCCTCGGCGGACGCCTCGGCGGCCACCTGGTCCAGGGCCACGTCGACGGCACCGGCACCGTGCTGGAGCGGATCCCCGGCGAGCACTGGGAGATCGTGAAGATCGGCCTGCCGGCCGGGCTGGCCCGCTACGTCGTCGACAAGGGCTCCATCACCGTCGACGGCATCAGCCTGACCGTGGTCGAGGCGGGCGACGAGCACTTCACCGTCAGCCTGATCCCCACCACGCTCGAACTGACCACCCTCGGCATCAAGCAGCCCGGCGACCCGGTCAACCTCGAGGTGGACGTCCTCGCCAAGTACGTCGAGCGGCTGCTCGGCGCGCCCGCCCGCGGCACCGGGGAGAGCGTCGCATGA
- a CDS encoding phosphoribosyl-ATP diphosphatase, protein MSKKTFEELFAELQQKADGDPATSRTAELVGKGVHAIGKKVVEEAAEVWMAAEYEGADATAEEISQLLYHVQVMMVARGISLDDVYSHL, encoded by the coding sequence ATGTCCAAGAAGACGTTCGAGGAGCTGTTCGCAGAGCTCCAGCAGAAGGCCGACGGCGACCCCGCCACCTCCCGCACCGCCGAGCTGGTGGGCAAGGGCGTCCATGCCATCGGCAAGAAGGTGGTCGAGGAGGCCGCCGAGGTGTGGATGGCCGCCGAGTACGAGGGCGCCGACGCCACCGCCGAGGAGATCTCCCAGCTGCTGTACCACGTTCAGGTGATGATGGTCGCCCGCGGGATCTCCCTGGACGACGTCTACTCCCACCTCTGA
- a CDS encoding bifunctional 3,4-dihydroxy-2-butanone-4-phosphate synthase/GTP cyclohydrolase II has protein sequence MTILETEDWPLTGEFALDSVERAVADIAAGRPVVVVDDENRENEGDLVVAAEKVTTEIVAFMMSECRGLICVPLEEDDVERLDLPQMVADNTESMRTAFTVSVDASRAHGTDTGISAADRATTIRLLADPAAVPGDFVRPGHVFPLRAKPGGVLVRNGHTEAGVDLARLAGLRPAAAIVEIAGEDGAMLRLPELIPFARKHGLAIISIEDLIAHRRAAEATVHREAETRLPTAFGDFRAYGYRSAADGIEHIALVAGDLGDGEDVLVRVHSECLTGDVFASLRCDCGPQLHASLERIAGEGRGVVLYLRGHEGRGIGLLPKLRAYELQEDGRDTLDANLELGLPADARDYAAGARILTDLGVRSLRLLTNNPDKTAALVRHGLRVTGREPMPVQAGEHNLHYLRTKRDRMGHDLPWLDADRVAACGNQ, from the coding sequence ATGACCATTCTGGAGACCGAGGACTGGCCCCTGACCGGCGAGTTCGCGCTCGACTCCGTCGAGCGTGCCGTCGCCGACATCGCCGCCGGACGGCCCGTCGTCGTCGTGGACGACGAGAACCGCGAGAACGAGGGCGACCTCGTCGTGGCCGCGGAGAAGGTCACCACCGAGATCGTCGCCTTCATGATGAGCGAGTGCCGCGGGCTGATCTGCGTGCCGCTGGAGGAGGACGACGTCGAGCGGCTCGACCTGCCGCAGATGGTCGCCGACAACACCGAGTCCATGCGCACGGCCTTCACCGTCTCCGTCGACGCCTCCCGCGCGCACGGCACCGACACGGGCATCTCCGCCGCGGACCGGGCCACCACCATCCGCCTGCTCGCCGACCCGGCCGCCGTCCCCGGCGACTTCGTCCGGCCCGGCCACGTCTTCCCGCTGCGCGCCAAGCCCGGCGGCGTCCTGGTCCGCAACGGCCACACCGAGGCCGGCGTCGACCTCGCCCGGCTCGCCGGCCTGCGGCCCGCCGCCGCGATCGTGGAGATCGCCGGCGAGGACGGCGCGATGCTGCGCCTGCCCGAGCTGATCCCCTTCGCCCGCAAGCACGGCCTCGCGATCATCTCCATCGAGGACCTGATCGCCCACCGCCGGGCGGCGGAGGCGACCGTGCACCGCGAGGCCGAGACCCGGCTGCCCACCGCCTTCGGCGACTTCCGCGCCTACGGCTACCGCTCCGCGGCCGACGGCATCGAGCACATCGCGCTCGTCGCCGGCGACCTCGGCGACGGCGAGGACGTGCTGGTGCGCGTCCACTCCGAGTGCCTGACCGGGGACGTCTTCGCGTCGCTGCGCTGCGACTGCGGCCCCCAGCTGCACGCCTCCCTGGAGCGGATCGCCGGCGAGGGCCGCGGCGTCGTCCTCTACCTGCGCGGCCACGAGGGCCGCGGCATCGGGCTGCTGCCCAAGCTGCGCGCCTACGAGCTCCAGGAGGACGGCCGCGACACCCTCGACGCCAACCTCGAACTGGGCCTGCCCGCCGACGCGCGCGACTACGCTGCCGGCGCACGCATCCTCACCGACCTCGGCGTGCGCTCGCTGCGCCTGCTGACCAACAACCCCGACAAGACCGCCGCCCTCGTGCGCCACGGCCTGCGCGTCACCGGCCGCGAGCCCATGCCCGTCCAGGCCGGCGAGCACAACCTGCACTACCTGCGGACCAAGCGGGACCGCATGGGCCACGACCTGCCCTGGCTGGACGCCGACCGCGTGGCCGCCTGCGGCAACCAGTGA
- a CDS encoding PH domain-containing protein, producing MSTPASPSGLPGLPVTFRPTRTRIVLMSLGTALLAVLTAVSFLLDTATAGDRASFIGTGLLVFAFLGLLSRPKVVATHDGVTVVNLTTKRQLAWAQIVRVTLRPGDAWVHLDLADGTSLAAMGIQPGIAKEQAVANARALRALVEEHGTGHSAT from the coding sequence GTGTCCACGCCCGCATCCCCGTCCGGCCTGCCCGGGCTCCCGGTCACCTTCCGCCCGACCCGCACCCGGATCGTGCTGATGAGCCTGGGCACGGCCCTGCTCGCCGTCCTCACGGCGGTGTCCTTCCTGCTCGACACGGCCACGGCCGGGGACCGGGCCTCCTTCATCGGCACCGGCCTGCTCGTCTTCGCCTTCCTCGGGCTGCTCAGCCGCCCCAAGGTGGTCGCCACCCACGACGGTGTCACCGTGGTCAACCTGACCACGAAGCGGCAGCTGGCGTGGGCCCAGATCGTCCGGGTCACCCTGCGCCCGGGTGACGCCTGGGTCCATCTGGACCTGGCCGACGGCACGAGCCTGGCGGCCATGGGCATCCAGCCCGGCATCGCCAAGGAGCAGGCCGTCGCCAACGCCCGGGCCCTGCGCGCCCTGGTGGAGGAGCACGGCACGGGGCACTCCGCCACCTGA
- a CDS encoding nicotinamide mononucleotide transporter family protein: MSALDWLNGEAFSAFGQHVIWSDAIGNTIGLAALALGWRRSIWTWPVQFLSGVILVAAYASAHLSGGIGKQLLVIGVAVWGWRQWHRGKQQAQDGSIAVRFAGWRERTVLLAGTALGTLAVGALFTAVPQLSWNPWPDAYIFVGTLAAMVAQARGLVEFWVAWLLVDIVGVPLAFSSGLPFSGLVYVIYFALVLWGMRDWWLRSRESVKPALEGALS; the protein is encoded by the coding sequence ATGAGCGCCCTCGACTGGCTCAACGGCGAGGCGTTCAGCGCCTTCGGGCAGCACGTCATCTGGTCCGACGCGATCGGCAACACCATCGGCCTCGCCGCGCTCGCCCTCGGCTGGCGGCGCTCCATATGGACCTGGCCCGTCCAGTTCCTCTCCGGCGTCATCCTCGTCGCCGCGTACGCCTCCGCCCACCTCAGCGGCGGCATCGGCAAGCAGCTCCTCGTGATCGGCGTCGCCGTCTGGGGCTGGCGCCAGTGGCACCGCGGCAAGCAGCAGGCCCAGGACGGCTCCATCGCCGTCCGCTTCGCCGGCTGGCGCGAGCGCACGGTGCTGCTGGCCGGCACGGCGCTCGGCACACTGGCCGTCGGCGCCCTGTTCACCGCCGTGCCGCAGCTGTCCTGGAACCCCTGGCCCGACGCCTACATCTTCGTCGGCACGCTCGCCGCGATGGTGGCCCAGGCCCGCGGGCTCGTCGAGTTCTGGGTGGCCTGGCTGCTGGTCGACATCGTGGGCGTCCCGCTCGCGTTCAGCAGCGGCCTCCCCTTCTCCGGCCTCGTCTACGTCATCTACTTCGCCCTGGTCCTGTGGGGCATGCGCGACTGGTGGCTGCGCTCCCGCGAGAGCGTGAAGCCCGCGCTGGAAGGAGCACTTTCGTGA
- a CDS encoding chitinase C-terminal domain-containing protein → MTVAAVGTALAGLLIGTVSATTSYAEDHAACRPDGLYTTPGTDVPYCSVYDSAGREKMGADHQRRVIGYFTGWRTGKDGTPAYLASDIPWDKVTHLNYAFAHVGPDDRISVGADGANNPATGMTWPGVPGAEMDPDLPYKGHFNLLNKYKKQHPQVKTLVSVGGWAETGGYIDENGKRVDSGGFYKTATNADGSVNQAGIDTFADSAVAFVKKYGFNGVDIDYEYPTSMKDAGNPKDWALANARRGGLNKGYAALMKTLREKLDRAGAADGKHYLLSVAAPSSGYLLRGMETYQTTKYLDYVNVMSYDLHGAWNEFVGPNAALHDDGKDAELAKWGVYTTAQYGGIGYLNGDWAYHYFRGSMPAGRINLGLPYYTRGWKNVTGGTNGLWGSAKTTSCPAGSGLTTCGDGAVGIDNLWHDKDDAGKESPAGSNPMWHAKNLEKGVVGDYAGKYGFPAGTKLTGTYARNYDTGLTAPWLWNAEKKVFLSTEDEQSVKAKAQYVVDKGLGGTMVWELAGDYGWNAAKGQYEPGNTLTTAMYDAFKAAPAYGARRATTELPSQALDVDVSFTNFPLGDSNYPINPKIHITNRTKAALPGGTEFQFDYANSAPGNAKDQSGWGLKVVRSDHTAANNIGGLKGDYNRVSVKLPASQPLAPGASADLDFVYYLPVSTPSNWTVSFGGRTYALAGDHARGTTVVDPGGPTPTPTGTPTGTPTGKPTGGTCTAPQWDKTAVYNGGATVSWKSHSWKARWWTQGDEPGTTGEWGAWQDAGAC, encoded by the coding sequence ATCACCGTCGCCGCCGTCGGCACCGCCCTGGCCGGACTGCTGATCGGCACGGTCTCGGCGACCACCTCGTACGCCGAGGACCACGCCGCCTGCCGCCCCGACGGCCTCTACACCACCCCCGGGACCGACGTCCCCTACTGCTCCGTCTACGACTCCGCCGGCCGCGAGAAGATGGGCGCCGACCACCAGCGCCGCGTCATCGGCTACTTCACGGGCTGGCGCACCGGCAAGGACGGCACCCCCGCCTACCTGGCCTCCGACATCCCCTGGGACAAGGTCACCCACCTCAACTACGCCTTCGCGCACGTCGGCCCCGACGACAGGATCTCCGTCGGCGCGGACGGCGCGAACAACCCCGCCACCGGCATGACCTGGCCGGGCGTCCCCGGCGCCGAGATGGACCCGGACCTGCCCTACAAGGGCCACTTCAACCTGCTGAACAAGTACAAGAAGCAGCACCCCCAGGTGAAGACCCTCGTCTCGGTGGGCGGCTGGGCCGAGACCGGCGGCTACATCGACGAGAACGGCAAGCGGGTCGACTCCGGCGGCTTCTACAAGACGGCCACCAACGCCGACGGCTCGGTCAACCAGGCCGGGATCGACACCTTCGCCGATTCGGCCGTCGCCTTCGTCAAGAAGTACGGATTCAACGGCGTCGACATCGACTACGAATACCCGACGTCGATGAAGGACGCCGGGAACCCCAAGGACTGGGCGCTCGCCAACGCCCGGCGCGGCGGCCTGAACAAGGGCTACGCGGCGCTGATGAAGACGCTCCGCGAAAAGCTCGACCGGGCCGGGGCCGCGGACGGAAAGCACTACCTCCTCTCCGTCGCCGCACCCTCCTCCGGATATCTGCTGCGCGGCATGGAGACGTACCAGACCACGAAGTACCTGGATTACGTCAACGTGATGTCGTACGACCTGCACGGCGCCTGGAACGAATTCGTCGGGCCCAATGCCGCGCTCCACGACGACGGAAAGGACGCCGAGCTCGCCAAGTGGGGCGTCTACACCACCGCCCAGTACGGCGGGATCGGCTACCTCAACGGCGACTGGGCCTACCACTACTTCCGCGGATCGATGCCCGCGGGCCGGATCAACCTCGGGCTGCCGTACTACACGCGCGGCTGGAAGAACGTCACCGGCGGCACGAACGGCCTGTGGGGCAGCGCGAAGACCACCTCCTGCCCGGCCGGCTCCGGGCTCACCACCTGCGGCGACGGCGCCGTCGGCATCGACAACCTCTGGCACGACAAGGACGACGCCGGCAAGGAGTCCCCGGCCGGCTCCAACCCGATGTGGCACGCCAAGAACCTGGAGAAGGGCGTCGTCGGGGACTACGCCGGGAAGTACGGCTTCCCCGCCGGCACCAAGCTCACCGGCACCTACGCCCGCAACTACGACACGGGCCTGACCGCGCCCTGGCTGTGGAACGCGGAGAAGAAGGTCTTCCTGTCCACCGAGGACGAGCAGTCGGTGAAGGCCAAGGCCCAGTACGTCGTCGACAAGGGCCTCGGCGGGACCATGGTCTGGGAACTCGCCGGAGACTACGGCTGGAACGCCGCCAAGGGGCAGTACGAACCGGGCAACACCCTCACCACCGCGATGTACGACGCGTTCAAGGCCGCCCCCGCCTACGGCGCCCGCCGCGCGACCACCGAGCTGCCCTCCCAGGCCCTCGACGTGGACGTGAGCTTCACGAACTTCCCGCTCGGGGACAGCAACTACCCGATCAACCCGAAGATCCACATCACCAACCGGACCAAGGCCGCCCTCCCCGGCGGCACGGAATTCCAGTTCGACTACGCCAATTCCGCGCCCGGGAACGCCAAGGACCAGTCGGGCTGGGGGCTGAAGGTCGTCCGCAGCGACCACACCGCCGCCAACAACATCGGCGGCCTCAAGGGCGACTACAACCGGGTCTCCGTGAAGCTCCCCGCCTCCCAGCCGCTCGCGCCCGGCGCCTCCGCGGACCTCGACTTCGTCTACTACCTGCCGGTGTCGACCCCGTCCAACTGGACCGTGAGCTTCGGCGGCAGGACCTACGCCCTCGCCGGAGACCACGCCCGCGGCACGACCGTCGTCGACCCCGGCGGCCCCACGCCCACCCCGACGGGGACGCCGACCGGCACGCCCACGGGCAAGCCCACCGGCGGCACCTGCACCGCGCCCCAGTGGGACAAGACGGCCGTCTACAACGGCGGCGCCACCGTCTCCTGGAAGTCCCACTCCTGGAAGGCCCGGTGGTGGACCCAGGGCGACGAGCCCGGCACCACCGGCGAATGGGGGGCGTGGCAGGACGCGGGCGCCTGCTGA
- the hisG gene encoding ATP phosphoribosyltransferase, whose protein sequence is MLRIAVPNKGSLSEPASAMLHEAGYRQRKDRRELVLVDSANDVEFFFLRPRDIAVYVGSGKLDIGITGRDLLLDSGSQAEEIMQLGFAGSTFRYATRPGTAKDVSEFGGMTVATSFSGLVTKHLADNGVDAAVVHLDGAVETAIQLGVAEIIADVVETGTTLRNAGLEIIGEPILKSEAVVIRRSGAPADDPKVQQFLRRMQGVLVARRYVMMDYDIRVEHVERAVALTPGLESPTVSPLHHEGWVAVRSMVPSSDAQSIMDELYELGARAILTTNIHACRL, encoded by the coding sequence ATGCTGCGCATCGCCGTTCCCAACAAGGGTTCTCTCTCCGAGCCTGCGTCGGCGATGCTCCATGAGGCCGGCTACCGCCAGCGCAAGGACCGCAGGGAGCTCGTCCTCGTCGACTCGGCCAACGACGTCGAGTTCTTCTTCCTGCGCCCGCGCGACATCGCGGTCTACGTGGGCTCCGGCAAGCTCGACATCGGCATCACCGGCCGCGACCTGCTGCTGGACTCCGGCTCGCAGGCCGAGGAGATCATGCAGCTCGGCTTCGCCGGGTCCACGTTCCGCTACGCCACCCGGCCGGGCACGGCCAAGGACGTCAGCGAGTTCGGCGGCATGACCGTCGCCACGTCCTTCTCCGGCCTGGTCACCAAGCACCTCGCCGACAACGGCGTGGACGCCGCCGTCGTCCACCTCGACGGCGCGGTCGAGACCGCCATCCAGCTCGGCGTCGCCGAGATCATCGCGGACGTGGTGGAGACCGGCACCACCCTGCGCAACGCCGGCCTGGAGATCATCGGCGAGCCGATCCTGAAGTCCGAGGCCGTCGTCATCCGCCGCTCCGGCGCACCGGCCGACGACCCCAAGGTGCAGCAGTTCCTCCGCCGCATGCAGGGCGTCCTGGTCGCCCGCCGGTACGTGATGATGGACTACGACATCCGGGTGGAGCACGTCGAGCGCGCCGTCGCCCTCACCCCCGGCCTGGAGTCGCCGACCGTCTCCCCGCTGCACCACGAGGGCTGGGTCGCGGTCCGCTCGATGGTCCCCTCCAGCGATGCCCAGAGCATCATGGACGAGCTGTACGAGCTGGGCGCCCGCGCCATCCTCACCACCAACATCCACGCCTGCCGCCTCTGA
- the ribH gene encoding 6,7-dimethyl-8-ribityllumazine synthase yields the protein MSGKGAPELSVKNCQDLRVAVIAAQWHEKVMDGLVDGALRALHELGIDEPTVLRVPGSWELPVAAKVLAGRGYDAIVALGVVIRGGTPHFDYVCQGVTQGLTQVSVDTGVPVGFGVLTCDDDAQALDRAGLEGSNEDKGHEAVTAAVATAVLLRSVSEPWH from the coding sequence GTGAGCGGCAAGGGCGCCCCCGAGCTGAGTGTGAAGAACTGCCAGGACCTGCGGGTGGCCGTGATCGCCGCGCAGTGGCACGAGAAGGTCATGGACGGCCTGGTCGACGGCGCCCTGCGCGCGCTGCACGAACTCGGCATCGACGAGCCCACCGTGCTGCGCGTGCCCGGCAGCTGGGAGCTGCCCGTCGCCGCCAAGGTCCTCGCCGGCCGCGGCTACGACGCGATCGTCGCCCTCGGCGTCGTCATCCGCGGCGGCACCCCGCACTTCGACTACGTGTGCCAGGGCGTCACCCAGGGCCTCACCCAGGTGTCCGTGGACACCGGCGTCCCCGTCGGCTTCGGCGTCCTCACGTGTGACGACGACGCGCAGGCCCTGGACCGGGCCGGCCTCGAGGGCTCGAACGAGGACAAGGGCCACGAGGCCGTCACCGCCGCCGTCGCCACGGCGGTACTTCTGCGCTCGGTGTCCGAGCCCTGGCACTGA
- a CDS encoding hemolysin family protein has translation MTVSLLLLAAALLLILANGFFVAAEFGLVTVEKPEAERAAAGGDRRARTVVASLRELSFQLSGTQLGITITSLVVGMLAEPALGHLLTGPLSATGLPAGAAPGVAVVTGMLVASAVQMVIGELVPKNWAVSRPLQVARFVAGPQHAFAHFFRPVITLLNAVANRLVRALGVEPAEELASARTPGELVSLARHSARAGALEQDTADLFVRTLSLGDLTAQHVMTPRVKVSALQSSATAEDVLNLTRATGLSRFPVYRERLDDITGMVHLKAALAVPADERLRTPVGRIAVPPMLVPGTLPVQPLLEQLRSGQPIAVVVDEYGGTAGVVTLEDIVEELVGEVRDEHDAEDAHRPELAPVACEDGRTGWEADGGCRVDALRRMGLEPPDGPYETVAGLVAGLLGRIPAAGDTAELPGWRISVRLVAHHRAERVRFARTATGRGEAR, from the coding sequence ATCACCGTGTCCCTGCTGCTGCTCGCGGCAGCACTCCTCCTCATCCTGGCGAACGGCTTCTTCGTCGCCGCCGAGTTCGGCCTGGTGACCGTGGAGAAGCCGGAGGCCGAACGGGCCGCGGCCGGCGGTGACCGCCGGGCCCGCACCGTCGTCGCCTCCCTGCGCGAGCTCTCCTTCCAGCTCTCCGGGACCCAACTCGGCATCACCATCACCTCGTTGGTCGTCGGCATGCTGGCCGAGCCCGCCCTGGGCCACCTGCTCACCGGGCCGCTCTCCGCCACCGGCCTGCCCGCCGGAGCCGCGCCCGGTGTGGCCGTCGTCACCGGCATGCTGGTGGCCTCGGCCGTGCAGATGGTCATCGGCGAACTCGTGCCCAAGAACTGGGCGGTCTCCCGGCCCCTTCAGGTCGCGCGGTTCGTCGCCGGCCCGCAGCACGCCTTCGCCCACTTCTTCCGGCCCGTGATCACCCTGCTGAACGCGGTCGCCAACCGGCTCGTACGGGCCCTGGGCGTAGAGCCCGCCGAGGAGCTGGCCTCCGCCCGCACCCCGGGCGAACTCGTCTCCCTGGCCCGGCACTCGGCCCGCGCCGGCGCCCTGGAGCAGGACACCGCCGACCTCTTCGTGCGCACCCTCTCGCTCGGCGACCTCACCGCCCAGCACGTGATGACGCCCCGCGTGAAGGTCAGCGCCCTGCAGTCCTCGGCGACCGCCGAGGACGTCCTCAACCTCACCCGTGCCACGGGCCTGTCGCGCTTCCCCGTCTACCGGGAGCGTCTGGACGACATCACCGGCATGGTCCACCTCAAGGCCGCCCTGGCCGTCCCCGCGGACGAGCGGCTGCGCACCCCCGTCGGGCGCATCGCCGTCCCCCCGATGCTCGTACCGGGCACGCTGCCCGTGCAGCCACTGCTGGAGCAGCTGCGCAGCGGGCAGCCGATAGCCGTCGTCGTCGACGAGTACGGCGGTACGGCGGGCGTGGTGACCCTGGAGGACATCGTCGAGGAGCTCGTCGGCGAAGTGCGCGACGAGCACGACGCCGAGGACGCCCACCGGCCCGAACTGGCCCCCGTGGCCTGCGAGGACGGCCGCACCGGGTGGGAGGCCGACGGCGGCTGCCGCGTCGACGCCCTGCGCCGCATGGGCCTGGAGCCGCCCGACGGCCCGTACGAGACCGTCGCCGGGCTCGTCGCCGGGCTGCTGGGCCGCATCCCCGCGGCCGGCGACACCGCCGAACTGCCCGGCTGGCGGATCTCGGTGCGCCTGGTCGCCCACCACCGGGCCGAACGGGTCCGGTTCGCCCGCACCGCCACCGGCAGGGGGGAGGCGCGATGA
- the ribD gene encoding bifunctional diaminohydroxyphosphoribosylaminopyrimidine deaminase/5-amino-6-(5-phosphoribosylamino)uracil reductase RibD, with protein MATATEADAMRRAIALAARALGATSPNPVVGCVVIDPQGTVLGEGWHRRAGGPHAEVEALAAASAAGHDVRGATAVVTLEPCNHTGRTGPCAQALISAGIGRVVYAVADPTDAATGGAATLAAAGVDTEGGLLADEAAAGNAAWLTSVLHGRPFVLWKYAATLDGRSAAADGTSRWITSADSRADVHRLRAEADAVVVGSGTLRADDPHLAVRGREGAVQPLRVVIDTHASVTPGARVLDDAAPTLIAVGEHADTTHLPGADVVRLPRAGAGGDRGGLDVHALLRELHARGVRSVLLEGGPALAGSFVAAGAVDRVVGYLAPALLGAGPAALGDAGIGTIAHALRLEVTDVARLGTDLRITAVPTASATAPEEN; from the coding sequence GTGGCCACCGCGACCGAAGCAGACGCGATGCGACGCGCCATTGCGCTCGCCGCTCGCGCCCTTGGCGCGACGAGCCCCAACCCCGTCGTCGGCTGCGTCGTCATCGACCCGCAGGGCACCGTCCTCGGCGAGGGATGGCACCGCCGCGCCGGCGGTCCGCACGCCGAGGTCGAAGCCCTCGCCGCGGCCTCCGCCGCAGGCCACGACGTGCGCGGCGCCACCGCAGTCGTCACCCTCGAACCCTGCAACCACACCGGACGCACGGGCCCCTGCGCCCAGGCCCTGATCAGCGCCGGCATCGGCCGGGTCGTCTACGCCGTCGCCGACCCCACCGACGCCGCCACCGGCGGAGCGGCCACCCTGGCCGCCGCCGGCGTCGACACCGAGGGCGGCCTCCTCGCCGACGAGGCCGCCGCCGGCAACGCCGCCTGGCTCACCTCCGTGCTCCACGGGCGCCCCTTCGTGCTGTGGAAGTACGCCGCCACGCTCGACGGGCGCAGCGCCGCCGCCGACGGCACCAGCCGCTGGATCACCTCCGCGGACTCCCGCGCCGACGTCCACCGGCTGCGCGCCGAGGCCGACGCCGTCGTGGTGGGCTCGGGCACCCTGCGCGCCGACGACCCCCACCTGGCCGTGCGGGGCCGCGAAGGTGCCGTCCAGCCGCTGCGCGTCGTCATCGACACGCACGCCTCGGTCACCCCCGGCGCCCGCGTCCTGGACGACGCGGCACCCACCCTGATCGCCGTCGGCGAGCACGCCGACACCACCCACCTGCCCGGCGCCGACGTCGTGCGCCTGCCCCGCGCCGGGGCCGGCGGCGACCGCGGCGGTCTCGACGTACACGCCCTGCTCCGCGAGCTCCACGCACGCGGCGTCCGCTCCGTGCTGCTCGAAGGCGGCCCCGCCCTCGCAGGCTCGTTCGTCGCCGCCGGCGCCGTCGACCGCGTCGTCGGCTATCTCGCCCCCGCCCTGCTCGGCGCCGGGCCGGCCGCCCTCGGCGACGCCGGCATCGGCACGATCGCCCACGCCCTGCGCCTCGAGGTGACCGACGTCGCCCGGCTCGGCACCGACCTGCGGATCACCGCAGTCCCCACCGCTTCCGCCACCGCCCCTGAGGAGAACTGA
- a CDS encoding hemolysin family protein, giving the protein MSVLQLLFAGLLVLANGFFVGAEFALVSVRRSQIEPKAAEGSARARTVLTGLESLPQMMAAAQFGITVCSLTLGAVAEPTVAALLEPVFEAARVPAGLIHPLGYVIALAVVVFLHLVIGEMVPKNLAMSAPDRAALWLGPGLVAFARVCRPVTRLLGACAHGVLRLFRVEPKDEVEAVFTSEQLTHLVEDSRQAGLLEPAEQERLEDALGLGSRPVTDVLLDPAALVTVDPSVTPRGIEELTVRTGYSRFPVCAPGGAVMGYLHVKDVLDLEDRERAVPQHVWRRVETIRAELPLDDALTVMRRAAAHLAAVTDASGRVLGLVALEDVLEKLVGEVRDPSHREAPAAAVRVADPRVPRKPRERSGVLAG; this is encoded by the coding sequence ATGAGCGTGCTGCAACTCCTCTTCGCCGGGCTGCTGGTGCTCGCCAACGGCTTCTTCGTGGGCGCCGAGTTCGCGCTCGTGTCCGTGCGCCGCAGCCAGATCGAGCCGAAGGCCGCGGAGGGGTCGGCACGGGCCCGTACGGTCCTGACCGGCCTGGAGAGCCTGCCGCAGATGATGGCCGCCGCCCAGTTCGGCATCACCGTCTGCTCGCTGACGCTCGGCGCGGTCGCCGAGCCGACGGTGGCCGCGCTCCTGGAGCCCGTCTTCGAGGCGGCCCGGGTGCCCGCCGGGCTGATCCACCCGCTGGGCTACGTCATCGCGCTGGCCGTGGTGGTCTTCCTGCACCTGGTGATCGGCGAGATGGTGCCGAAGAACCTGGCCATGTCGGCGCCCGACCGGGCGGCGCTGTGGCTGGGCCCGGGGCTGGTGGCCTTCGCACGGGTCTGCCGGCCGGTCACCCGCCTGCTGGGCGCGTGCGCCCACGGCGTGCTGCGGCTCTTCCGCGTCGAGCCCAAGGACGAGGTGGAGGCCGTGTTCACCAGCGAGCAGCTCACCCACCTGGTCGAGGACTCCCGCCAGGCCGGGCTGCTGGAACCCGCCGAGCAGGAGCGCCTGGAGGACGCCCTGGGGCTGGGCAGCCGCCCGGTGACCGACGTGCTCCTCGACCCCGCCGCCCTGGTCACGGTCGACCCGTCCGTCACCCCGCGCGGCATCGAGGAACTGACGGTGCGGACCGGCTACTCCCGCTTCCCCGTGTGCGCCCCCGGCGGCGCCGTCATGGGCTACCTCCACGTCAAGGACGTCCTGGACCTGGAGGACCGGGAGCGCGCGGTGCCGCAGCACGTGTGGCGGCGCGTGGAGACCATCCGGGCCGAACTGCCCCTGGACGACGCCCTGACGGTGATGCGCAGGGCCGCGGCCCACCTGGCTGCGGTCACGGACGCATCGGGGCGGGTGCTGGGCCTGGTGGCCCTGGAGGACGTCCTGGAGAAGCTCGTGGGCGAGGTCCGCGACCCCTCCCACCGGGAGGCCCCGGCGGCGGCCGTCCGGGTCGCCGACCCGCGGGTGCCGCGCAAGCCCCGGGAGCGCAGCGGCGTACTGGCGGGATAG